In Apostichopus japonicus isolate 1M-3 chromosome 3, ASM3797524v1, whole genome shotgun sequence, a single genomic region encodes these proteins:
- the LOC139965303 gene encoding ileal sodium/bile acid cotransporter-like: MMFSAKSAIFVAVVLFACLTSGHVPEEDQELITLVRLLEDDDTGEEELAEVLLSVEDEVTVDFMIVNEELGDYLVRSSDERVFEVEVLGNDDNTVPVNETFQVKITGKFLGIESLQFVDVEGDLIAATYTIKVKRVPKAISVIFTYTLLVWLIISYVSMGALMDWPTLKERLYPPWPIIIGMICQFILMPLVTFILANILPVDNPTAVGIVLVGTCPGGWLSNIFSVLLDVDFILSVTMTFFSSIAGMAMMPFNIFIYATPFIQDNTNLQTPFGDLALNLVLLVVACVIGILLGWKFEKFRTFCEKVLKPIAVLLVVFGLGLGIPADIHMFYSDWPIWVAALVTPLIGAYLGLSLARIFALPIKKSVTIALETGVQNALLARTVVYLYYPQPEGDLVGRVQTLTVLITLVEGCLISIIYQLSRFLFCRGKNDDEVDLKEDESKVRETNGNKLPDKSHEAESGIENPAFYDKTVV, encoded by the exons ATGATGTTTTCAGCCAAGTCGGCCATCTTCGTCGCCGTAGTACTCTTCGCGTGCTTGACTAGTGGTCACGTGCCCGAGGAAGACCAGGAACTAATCACCCTCGTCAGACTACTGGAAGACGACGACACAGGTGAGGAGGAGCTCGCCGAAGTACTGCTATCAGTCGAAGATGAAGTCACCGTCGATTTCATGATTGTGAACGAGGAACTCGGTGATTACCTCGTCCGGAGCAGCGACGAACGAGTATTTGAGGTCGAAGTGCTCGGAAACGATGACAACACTGTACCTGTCAACGAAACCTTTCAAGTCAAAATAACCGGCAAATTTCTCGGTATCGAATCCTTACAATTTGTCGATGTCGAGGGCGATCTTATAGCGGCGACGTACACCATCAAAGTCAAGAGAGTACCGAAAGCGATTAGCGTCATCTTTACTTACACCCTGTTAGTGTGGCTGATCATCTCGTATGTGTCGATGGGGGCCCTGATGGATTGGCCCACCTTAAAAGAAAGATTGTACCCTCCTTGGCCAATCATTATCGGAATGATCTGCCAGTTCATCTTAATGCCTTTGGTTACCTTCATTCTGGCAAAT ATATTACCAGTGGATAACCCCACAGCGGTCGGTATCGTCCTAGTAGGGACCTGCCCGGGAGGATGGTTAAGCAACATCTTCAGTGTCCTCCTGGATGTTGACTTTATCCTCAGTGTAACAATGACCTTCTTTTCATCGATTGCTGGGATGGCCATGATGCCCTTCAACATCTTCATCTATGCCACACCTTTTATCCAGGATAATACAAACCTCCAAACACCCTTCGGTGACTTGGCCCTTAATCTTGTTCTGCTGGTAGTGGCTTGTGTTATCGGTATTCTTCTGGGATGGAAGTTTGAAAA ATTTCGAACATTCTGTGAGAAGGTCCTGAAGCCTATCGCGGTTCTCCTTGTTGTCTTCGGTTTAGGTCTCGGTATACCGGCAGACATTCATATGTTTTACTCAGATTGGCCGATATGGGTGGCTGCCTTGGTAACGCCTCTCATTGGAGCTTACTTGGGACTATCTCTGGCTAGAATATTTGCCCTCCCTATTAAGAAATCCGTAACAATCGCTCTAGAGACCGGGGTCCAGAACGCTCTCCTGGCCCGTACCGTCGTGTACCTTTACTATCCACAACCGGAGGGGGATCTCGTGGGCCGTGTTCAGACCCTAACGGTCTTGATCACTTTGGTGGAAGGATGCCTTATTTCTATCATCTATCAACTGTCACGTTTCCTTTTTTGTCGCGGGAAAAACGACGATGAAGTCGATCTAAAGGAAGACGAGAGCAAGGTCAGAGAGACGAATGGAAATAAACTCCCAGACAAGAGCCATGAGGCAGAATCTGGAATAGAAAATCCAGCTTTCTATGACAAAACGGTCGTATAA